One region of Cheilinus undulatus linkage group 4, ASM1832078v1, whole genome shotgun sequence genomic DNA includes:
- the pvalb7 gene encoding parvalbumin-7: protein MAGKLTMTDLLKPEDIKKSLEFFAGETFDPKKFFDLVGMTAMSAESVKQVFQVLDVDGSGFIEEEELKYVLQGFSKEGRELTDAETKAFLIAADKDGDGKIGIDEFETLVHE from the exons CTGGCAAACTGACGATGACGGATCTGTTGAAACCAGAGGACATCAAGAAATCTCTTGAATTCTTTGCAG GTGAAACATTCGACCCTAAAAAGTTCTTTGATTTGGTGGGAATGACGGCGATGTCAGCTGAAAGCGTCAAACAGGTCTTCCAGGTTCTGGACGTGGATGGTAGTGGCTTCATAGAGGAAGAGGAGCTCAA GTATGTACTGCAGGGCTTTTCCAAGGAGGGCAGAGAACTGACTGACGCTGAGACGAAAGCATTCCTCATAGCCGCAGACAAAGATGGAGATGGAAAGATCGGCATTGATG AGTTTGAGACCTTGGTGCATGAGTAA